From the genome of Papaver somniferum cultivar HN1 chromosome 2, ASM357369v1, whole genome shotgun sequence, one region includes:
- the LOC113348290 gene encoding homocysteine S-methyltransferase 2-like: MGFASNKLASAMSDFLRNNGGYAVIDGGFATELERHGADLNDPLWSAKCLIDSPHLVRRVHLDYLEAGADIIITASYQATIQGFMAKGFNKEESEALLQKSVQIAREARADYYENNGNERNLRNFPVLVAASVGSYGAYLADGSEYSGNYGGNVTLEYLKEFHRRRLQVLAGSGADLIAFETIPNKLEAQAYAELLEEDDIKIPAWFSFTSKDGVNVVGGDSILECASVADSCDKVLAVGINCTPPRIIHGLILSIQKVTTNKPILIYPNSGETYDGQTKTWIKSTVVSDLDFISYVNKWHAAGASLIGGCCRTTPNTIRAISNNLSKGHDAPRPSGSVTSSHPVIYQLVN, from the coding sequence ATGGGATTTGCAAGTAATAAGCTCGCATCAGCAATGTCTGATTTCTTAAGAAACAATGGTGGTTATGCTGTGATCGATGGTGGTTTTGCTACTGAACTTGAAAGACATGGTGCTGATCTCAATGACCCACTTTGGAGTGCTAAGTGTCTCATCGATTCTCCTCATTTGGTTAGAAGAGTGCATCTTGACTACCTTGAAGCTGGTGCAGATATTATCATTACCGCATCTTATCAAGCTACCATCCAAGGTTTTATggcaaaaggcttcaacaaagaAGAAAGTGAAGCTCTGTTGCAAAAGAGTGTCCAGATTGCGCGTGAAGCGCGTGCCGATTATTATGAAAATAATGGAAATGAAAGAAATCTTCGGAATTTTCCTGTTCTGGTTGCTGCTTCAGTAGGTAGCTATGGAGCTTATTTAGCTGACGGGTCTGAATACAGTGGAAATTATGGTGGAAATGTCACACTTGAATATTTGAAGGAATTTCACAGGAGAAGATTACAGGTTTTAGCAGGATCTGGTGCTGATCTGATTGCGTTCGAGACAATTCCAAATAAGCTTGAAGCTCAGGCTTATGCAGAACTGCTCGAGGAAGATGATATAAAGATCCCAGCATGGTTCTCCTTTACTTCCAAGGATGGTGTGAATGTGGTTGGCGGAGATTCTATCCTTGAATGTGCTTCGGTTGCTGATTCATGTGACAAGGTTCTTGCTGTAGGGATCAACTGCACCCCTCCTCGAATTATCCATGGACTGATCCTGTCAATTCAGAAGGTGACCACCaataaaccaatacttatatatCCCAATAGTGGCGAGACATATGACGGTCAGACAAAGACATGGATAAAATCTACTGTTGTATCAGACTTGGATTTCATTTCTTATGTGAACAAATGGCACGCAGCCGGTGCTTCTCTGATAGGAGGCTGCTGCAGGACTACTCCGAACACTATTAGAGCAATATCGAATAACCTCTCCAAAGGGCATGATGCTCCTAGGCCATCCGGGTCTGTAACATCTTCCCATCCAGTCATATATCAACTTGTAAACTGA
- the LOC113351553 gene encoding cytochrome P450 71A1-like, whose product MDYLKCVIKESLRLHPPLPTLLTRNSSANVKIKGYDAPTNTGVFVNVYTIQRDPKVWDKPEEFYHERFENNPIDFKWQDFQFIPFGSGRRGCHGVSFGLAVVEFVLANLLHGFDWGLPGDANMLEN is encoded by the coding sequence ATGGACTACTTGAAATGTGTCATCAAAGAGAGCTTACGATTGCATCCGCCTCTACCAACTTTGCTAACAAGAAATTCTTCAGCTAATGTCAAAATAAAAGGTTACGACGCCCCAACAAATACAGGAGTATTTGTGAATGTTTACACGATTCAAAGAGATCCTAAAGTGTGGGACAAACCAGAGGAGTTTTATCATGAGAGATTTGAAAATAATCCTATTGATTTTAAATGGCAAGATTTCCAGTTTATCCCATTTGGGTCTGGAAGAAGAGGGTGTCATGGGGTGTCATTTGGCCTTGCAGTGGTGGAATTTGTTCTCGCCAACCTCTTGCATGGGTTCGACTGGGGATTGCCTGGTGATGCTAACATGTTGGAGAACTAG
- the LOC113351552 gene encoding cytochrome P450 71A1-like, which yields MEKIAHTSRESDMINLIEIISNMSNYIIFRCSLGDNFNKDYAHKFIGLVKNTIKLMESTFSFGDYFPWLKWMDTVTGLEGKLRRIFEEIDTFFNQVIDGHLLSHNSNAKHDDPDKVEDKRNFIDLLILHAEKEPNLNLTRDDIKGIIMDMFVAGSDTSSTLIEWTMAELIKNPNVMKKA from the exons ATGGAAAAGATAGCTCATACATCTAGAGAGAGTGACATGATTAATTTGATAGAGATAATATCCAATATGTCAAACTACATTATATTTAGATGTTCACTTGGCGATAATTTTAACAAAGATTACGCACACAAATTTATTGGGTTAGTAAAGAATACGATTAAGTTGATGGAGTCAACTTTCAGCTTTGGAGATTACTTTCCATGGCTGAAGTGGATGGATACTGTCACTGGATTAGAAGGGAAGCTTAGAAGAATCTTTGAAGAGATAGATACTTTCTTCAATCAGGTCATTGATGGTCATCTCTTATCTCATAATTCAAATGCAAAACACGATGATCCCGACAAAGTCGAAGATAAGAGAAACTTCATAGATCTACTTATTCTTCATgctgaaaaagaaccaaacctcaATCTCACTCGAGATGATATCAAAGGAATAATAATG gacatgtttgttgCTGGAAGCGATACCTCATCAACTCTCATTGAGTGGACAATGGCAGAGCTTATAAAGAATCCGAATGTGATGAAGAAAGCATAG